The proteins below are encoded in one region of Sulfolobus sp. A20:
- a CDS encoding NAD(P)-dependent glycerol-1-phosphate dehydrogenase — protein MVSKEHVISLPRRVLVGNNIIENIPIYFSQLDLKPPYLIVTGEKYTKEIAEKIAENFPKDISYEVVVIRDASLDSVYYVEELVKRINAKVLLGIGGGKVIDVAKYVSFRNNLEFISIPTSPSHDGITSPFASIKGLSKAVSVKAKEPLAIIADIEILSSAPRRLINAGIGDTIGKIISVRDWKLASKIRGEYYGDYTASLSLMSAKHAFQCTRIINKDIKYGTRMLMEALISSGVAMGMAGSTRPASGSEHLFAHAVEILEPEKALHGELVGLGTIMMAYLHNINWRTIRRRLKKIGFPVKAKELGLSDEIVIKALTIAHTIRPERYTILGDRGLTWNSAEKIATITGVID, from the coding sequence GTGGTTAGTAAAGAGCATGTAATAAGTTTACCTAGGAGAGTATTAGTTGGTAATAATATTATAGAAAATATTCCAATCTATTTTAGTCAATTGGACTTAAAACCTCCTTATCTTATAGTAACTGGTGAGAAATATACTAAAGAAATTGCTGAGAAGATTGCTGAGAATTTCCCTAAAGATATTTCGTATGAGGTTGTAGTTATCCGTGACGCAAGTTTAGATTCAGTTTATTATGTAGAGGAATTAGTAAAGAGAATAAACGCTAAGGTTTTGCTGGGTATTGGTGGAGGAAAGGTAATTGACGTTGCCAAGTATGTTTCTTTCAGGAATAATCTAGAATTCATTAGCATTCCTACTTCTCCCTCTCATGATGGTATTACGTCACCTTTTGCCTCAATTAAGGGTTTATCTAAAGCTGTTTCTGTGAAGGCTAAGGAACCTCTAGCTATCATCGCAGATATTGAAATTTTAAGCTCAGCACCAAGGCGCCTAATCAACGCTGGTATAGGAGATACTATTGGAAAAATAATATCTGTGAGGGATTGGAAGCTAGCTTCAAAAATAAGGGGAGAATATTATGGAGATTACACTGCATCGTTGTCACTGATGTCAGCTAAACATGCGTTTCAATGTACAAGGATAATTAATAAGGACATAAAATATGGTACAAGAATGCTAATGGAGGCACTAATCAGTAGTGGTGTAGCAATGGGAATGGCTGGTAGTACTAGACCTGCAAGCGGATCAGAGCATTTGTTCGCACATGCAGTAGAGATATTAGAGCCTGAGAAAGCATTACACGGCGAATTAGTAGGATTAGGTACTATTATGATGGCTTATTTGCACAATATAAATTGGAGAACAATTCGAAGGAGATTAAAGAAAATAGGATTTCCGGTCAAAGCTAAGGAGTTAGGATTATCAGATGAGATAGTTATAAAGGCCTTAACTATTGCACACACAATAAGGCCTGAAAGATATACAATTTTAGGGGATAGAGGTTTAACGTGGAATTCAGCTGAGAAAATAGCTACAATAACAGGAGTTATTGACTAG
- the trmJ gene encoding tRNA (cytidine-2'-O-)-methyltransferase TrmJ, whose protein sequence is MWIRVVLVEPEGEYNIGFVARLCKNFAVDELYIVNPRVSVQEAFRFSAGGADFLERAKIIKSYDEAISDVDIKIATSSIADNKGDILRKSVRPWEILPLIQDKKVAIIFGRESVGLTREEIFKADFLMYIPANPSYPVLNLSHAVGIILYEIWKFKSLNTNNIGNQTISEKSIKLIDKYSKDLYELLKRTDDDYKMYIALKRSLVRGIKDEEEARVIIHFLRKLYTRIIHNDKEMGNVS, encoded by the coding sequence ATGTGGATTAGGGTAGTTCTAGTAGAGCCGGAAGGTGAATATAATATTGGTTTTGTGGCTAGACTATGTAAGAACTTTGCAGTTGATGAGCTTTATATCGTTAATCCTAGGGTTAGTGTTCAAGAAGCCTTTAGGTTCTCCGCAGGAGGTGCTGATTTTTTAGAAAGAGCTAAAATTATTAAAAGTTATGATGAGGCTATTAGTGACGTAGATATTAAGATAGCCACCTCAAGTATTGCTGATAATAAGGGAGATATCTTAAGGAAATCGGTTAGACCATGGGAGATTTTGCCTTTAATTCAGGATAAGAAAGTCGCAATAATCTTTGGGAGGGAGAGCGTAGGGTTGACTAGAGAAGAAATATTTAAGGCTGATTTTCTCATGTATATTCCGGCTAATCCTAGCTATCCTGTTCTTAATTTGTCTCATGCTGTAGGTATTATCTTATACGAAATTTGGAAATTTAAGTCTCTTAATACTAATAATATTGGTAATCAAACTATTTCAGAAAAATCTATAAAATTAATAGATAAATATTCTAAAGATCTCTATGAGTTACTGAAGAGAACTGATGATGATTATAAAATGTACATCGCATTGAAGAGGTCTTTAGTAAGAGGTATAAAGGATGAAGAGGAGGCTAGAGTCATAATTCATTTTCTGAGAAAACTTTATACCAGAATAATCCACAATGATAAGGAGATGGGTAATGTCAGCTAA
- a CDS encoding 16S ribosomal RNA methyltransferase A, producing MRLSQVFLKDRSVINKFLTYVDYSKRPIVEIGCGKGNITKFLKPDLCIEIDGRLIKYLRDYNLIIGDGRNLPIIRGQIVSSLPYDITSDFFKEVAKLDQVRRLVLILQKDFVDKLVNDPTYISFLVNFFYNINVRDVIPPQSFVPMPKVYSIITIFDRIRDYNDNIIKIIECVSKYRNKSIRKVSKLCGFDSESELRVRDFKPCQVIELLNSMGLNYA from the coding sequence GTGAGACTTTCACAAGTATTTCTTAAGGATAGAAGTGTCATTAATAAGTTCCTTACTTATGTAGATTATAGTAAAAGGCCTATAGTTGAGATAGGGTGCGGAAAGGGGAATATTACTAAGTTTTTAAAACCTGATTTATGCATAGAGATAGATGGCAGGTTAATCAAATACTTAAGGGATTATAACTTGATAATAGGAGATGGAAGAAATCTTCCTATAATTAGGGGGCAAATCGTCTCCTCATTACCTTATGACATAACTTCTGATTTCTTTAAGGAAGTAGCTAAATTAGATCAAGTAAGAAGATTAGTTTTAATACTTCAGAAAGATTTCGTTGATAAGTTAGTAAATGATCCAACTTACATTTCCTTTTTAGTTAATTTCTTTTACAATATAAACGTTAGGGATGTTATTCCCCCTCAATCATTTGTTCCTATGCCTAAAGTTTATTCAATAATAACTATATTTGATCGAATTAGGGACTATAATGATAATATCATCAAAATTATTGAGTGTGTAAGCAAGTATAGAAATAAAAGCATACGCAAAGTTTCTAAGTTGTGCGGGTTTGATTCAGAAAGTGAGTTAAGAGTGAGGGATTTCAAACCTTGTCAAGTCATAGAATTATTGAATTCCATGGGATTAAACTATGCGTAA
- a CDS encoding 50S ribosomal protein L21e encodes MVKHSKGYRTRSRNLLRKNPRERGAVPPLSRLMYTYNLGDQVVIKINSSVHAGMPHRRYQGKVGKIVGRRGRAYEVSVTLGEKEKVLIIRPEHLVPYKVS; translated from the coding sequence ATGGTTAAGCATTCCAAAGGATATAGAACGAGATCAAGAAATTTATTAAGAAAGAATCCTAGGGAAAGAGGAGCAGTTCCTCCTTTGAGTAGGCTAATGTACACTTATAATCTGGGTGACCAAGTGGTTATAAAGATAAACTCTTCGGTACATGCGGGTATGCCACATAGAAGATATCAAGGTAAAGTAGGAAAAATAGTTGGGAGAAGAGGAAGGGCATATGAGGTTTCTGTTACTTTAGGTGAAAAGGAAAAGGTTTTAATCATTAGGCCAGAACACCTAGTTCCTTATAAGGTGAGCTGA
- a CDS encoding HemK2/MTQ2 family protein methyltransferase gives MSSHRIIEFHGIKLCVNEQVYEPADDTELILDMINVSTGEKVIDVGSGTGILGIYTIKRGAKVVFIDINPYAVEATLCSLRINGIDSIKYDIVNCDLLTCLRSFKFDTIVFNPPYLPFEEYDKWIGYSWSGGKDGSEVILRFLKIATARRIYLVFSSLSNEDLILSTIENKGYSVLQKREKVFGYERIVTLELIKYVD, from the coding sequence TTGTCAAGTCATAGAATTATTGAATTCCATGGGATTAAACTATGCGTAAATGAGCAAGTATATGAGCCAGCGGATGATACGGAATTAATTCTTGACATGATTAATGTTAGTACAGGTGAGAAAGTCATTGACGTTGGTTCTGGTACCGGAATTTTAGGCATTTATACAATTAAGAGAGGAGCCAAGGTGGTTTTTATAGATATTAATCCTTATGCTGTAGAAGCTACTTTATGCTCTTTGCGGATAAATGGTATAGATTCAATTAAGTATGATATTGTAAATTGTGATTTACTTACGTGTTTAAGAAGCTTTAAATTTGATACGATAGTGTTTAATCCTCCGTATCTTCCATTTGAGGAGTATGATAAATGGATAGGCTATAGTTGGTCCGGGGGTAAAGACGGCAGCGAAGTTATTTTAAGGTTTCTAAAAATTGCTACAGCGAGAAGAATATATTTGGTTTTTTCCTCGCTAAGTAACGAAGATTTAATATTAAGCACTATTGAAAATAAAGGATACTCAGTCTTGCAGAAGCGTGAGAAAGTATTTGGATATGAAAGAATAGTAACTTTAGAGTTGATAAAGTATGTGGATTAG
- the ahcY gene encoding adenosylhomocysteinase, which yields MKYKVKDISLADMGKRQIEWAEIHMPALLEIRKRFAVEKPLTGIRVSAVLHVTKETAALVRTLKIGGAEVALAASNPLSTQDEVAAALANDDIYVFAWKGENENEYYENIENITKIHQPDIVMDDGGDLHAYLHEKLTDIKVIGGTEETTTGVVRLKAMEEQGVLKYPVVAVNNAYTKYLFDNRYGTGQSAIDGILRATNILIAGKVAVVAGYGWVGRGIANRLRGLGARVIVTEVNPIRALEAVMDGFEVMPMSSAAKVGEMFVTATGGLNVIGIQHILEMKNGAILANAGHFNVEIDVKGLKEVAKSVKNIRPYVDEYELPNNKKVYLLAEGRLVNLAAAEGHPSEVMDMSFSNQALAVEYLVKNRGKLSNKVYNVPEELDYQVAKIKLKTMGIQIDELTEEQKEYMKQWKYGT from the coding sequence ATGAAATATAAGGTAAAAGATATCTCGTTAGCAGACATGGGTAAAAGGCAAATCGAGTGGGCTGAGATTCATATGCCAGCCTTATTAGAGATAAGAAAAAGATTTGCCGTTGAGAAGCCACTCACTGGTATTCGTGTGAGCGCAGTTCTGCACGTTACAAAGGAAACGGCAGCTTTAGTTAGAACATTAAAAATAGGAGGAGCCGAGGTTGCATTGGCAGCTAGTAATCCACTGTCCACTCAAGATGAAGTAGCAGCAGCATTAGCCAATGATGATATTTATGTGTTTGCATGGAAGGGTGAAAATGAAAACGAATATTACGAGAATATAGAAAATATAACAAAAATACATCAACCTGATATAGTTATGGATGATGGCGGAGACTTGCATGCATATCTTCATGAAAAATTAACTGACATAAAAGTAATTGGAGGTACTGAGGAAACCACTACTGGCGTAGTTAGGTTAAAGGCAATGGAAGAGCAAGGTGTTCTGAAATATCCTGTCGTAGCAGTAAACAATGCCTACACTAAATATCTATTTGATAACAGATATGGTACGGGTCAGAGCGCTATTGATGGCATACTAAGAGCTACCAATATTTTAATAGCTGGAAAGGTTGCTGTAGTAGCAGGTTATGGCTGGGTAGGAAGAGGTATAGCAAACAGACTAAGGGGTTTAGGTGCTAGAGTAATAGTTACAGAAGTGAATCCGATCAGGGCTTTAGAGGCAGTAATGGACGGGTTTGAGGTTATGCCTATGTCAAGCGCTGCTAAAGTAGGAGAAATGTTTGTAACTGCCACTGGTGGTCTTAACGTAATTGGTATACAGCATATTCTAGAGATGAAGAACGGTGCAATTCTTGCTAATGCAGGACATTTCAACGTGGAAATAGATGTCAAGGGGCTGAAAGAAGTAGCAAAGAGTGTAAAGAATATAAGGCCTTATGTTGATGAATATGAACTCCCTAATAACAAGAAAGTGTATTTATTAGCTGAAGGCAGATTAGTTAATTTAGCTGCAGCAGAGGGACACCCTAGCGAGGTTATGGACATGAGTTTCTCTAACCAAGCGTTAGCGGTAGAGTATCTTGTAAAGAATAGGGGTAAACTATCAAATAAAGTATATAATGTACCAGAGGAATTAGACTACCAAGTAGCTAAGATAAAATTAAAGACTATGGGCATACAGATAGATGAGCTCACTGAGGAGCAAAAGGAGTATATGAAACAATGGAAATATGGTACGTAA
- a CDS encoding 30S ribosomal protein S3ae — translation MSAKSGAIKDKWKMKKWYTIIAPKIFGEVPLGSTPAYDANYTIGRKVETTLYDLTGDFSQVYVHLYFKITSYSGDRLLTMFYGHELSRDYLRSLIRRKSSKINTIVDVTTKDGYTVRVKGLVLTTYKCQQAQKTAIRKIMSEIFLKKASELTFDDFVQEVVFGKVANEIFNSAKKIYPLRKAEVEKTKVLKTPENLGKQVESSNISSG, via the coding sequence ATGTCAGCTAAAAGCGGAGCGATAAAAGATAAATGGAAGATGAAGAAGTGGTATACTATAATAGCACCTAAAATTTTCGGTGAAGTACCGTTAGGTTCTACTCCCGCTTATGATGCAAACTATACAATAGGTAGAAAAGTGGAAACAACACTTTATGACTTAACTGGAGACTTTAGTCAAGTTTACGTTCACTTATACTTCAAAATCACAAGTTATAGTGGAGATAGGTTGTTAACGATGTTTTATGGTCATGAACTATCAAGAGATTATTTAAGGTCACTAATTAGAAGGAAGAGCTCTAAAATAAATACTATAGTTGATGTTACTACTAAGGACGGCTACACTGTGAGAGTAAAAGGATTAGTACTAACCACGTATAAATGCCAGCAGGCACAGAAGACGGCTATTAGAAAAATAATGAGTGAAATATTTTTAAAGAAGGCTAGCGAGCTAACCTTCGATGATTTTGTCCAAGAAGTAGTATTTGGGAAGGTTGCAAATGAGATATTTAATTCTGCTAAGAAGATATATCCTCTGAGAAAGGCTGAAGTGGAAAAAACTAAAGTTTTGAAAACTCCAGAAAATTTAGGTAAGCAAGTTGAAAGCAGTAATATTAGCAGCGGGTAA
- a CDS encoding zinc ribbon domain-containing protein, producing the protein MSIKVFLVVEYNTSRLCTYHEVEVARRPRRVINCPLSHKLHSDVNGDLNIMKMGVKKVVVTLKKPLSFLVTSNGITPVKGSNALDLSRTLAL; encoded by the coding sequence ATGAGTATAAAGGTGTTTCTCGTCGTTGAATATAATACTTCTAGGCTCTGTACTTATCATGAAGTAGAGGTGGCTAGGAGACCTAGGAGAGTTATTAATTGTCCTTTATCCCACAAGTTGCATAGTGATGTTAATGGTGATTTGAATATTATGAAAATGGGAGTAAAGAAAGTAGTAGTAACGTTGAAAAAGCCATTGTCTTTCTTAGTAACATCTAACGGAATAACTCCCGTAAAGGGGAGTAATGCTTTGGACCTAAGTAGAACCCTCGCCCTTTAG
- a CDS encoding beta-CASP ribonuclease aCPSF1 translates to MNSLVSSRMSIVASIYNELKDLGITRIDYEGPEIAIYVKKPALALEKNETIRKIAKEIKKRIVIKADSSVRKDEKEVVEIIKNLVPQEAQVTEIKFDDELGEVLIKAKKPGLVIGKGGLIQQKIFAETYWRPVIVRDPPLKSRTYESILTHIYNETEYRAKMLRTFGERIHRELLFSNGYVRITALGGFQEVGRSAVLVETPESRVLLDVGLNPSVTQGERLYPMLDQLKLEELDAVVVTHAHLDHCGMIPFLFKYGYEGPVYATPPTRDIMALMQLDSLDIAEREGRPTPYSAKEVRKELLHTITLDYEEVTDIAPDIRLTFYNAGHILGSAIAHLHIGDGKHNIVYSGDFKYARTRLLDKANDEFPRVDTLIMETTYGAKEQENREESELELLEVINKTLTKGGKVLIPVLAVGRGQEIMLVINDMMKKKLIPEVPVYVTGLVDEVTALHNAYPEWLGREVRDSILYKDENPFTSEFFKRIEGFKEDIAQGEPSIIIATSGMLNGGPALEFFKALAPDSKNSIVFVSYQAEGTLGRKVRDGAKEIQIIDRDGRVENIKIGMEIKAIEGFSGHSDRRQLLAFLRNIQPKPKNVILNHGEASSIRSFANYIKEENRLGYKPNIYTPNILDSLRVA, encoded by the coding sequence GTGAATAGTTTGGTATCAAGCAGAATGAGCATAGTAGCTTCTATATATAATGAGTTAAAAGATCTTGGAATAACTAGAATAGATTATGAAGGACCAGAGATAGCTATTTATGTAAAGAAACCAGCATTAGCTTTAGAAAAAAATGAAACTATAAGGAAGATAGCTAAAGAAATAAAGAAGAGAATAGTAATTAAAGCTGATAGCAGTGTTAGAAAAGACGAAAAAGAAGTTGTAGAGATAATAAAGAATTTAGTTCCTCAAGAAGCTCAAGTTACAGAAATAAAATTTGACGATGAATTAGGAGAGGTATTGATAAAAGCAAAAAAACCAGGGTTAGTAATAGGTAAAGGAGGACTAATTCAACAAAAAATATTTGCAGAAACCTACTGGAGACCAGTGATAGTAAGAGACCCTCCATTAAAATCTAGAACATACGAGAGCATATTAACACATATTTATAACGAGACTGAATACAGAGCTAAGATGCTTAGAACATTTGGTGAAAGAATACATAGAGAACTACTTTTTAGCAACGGCTACGTCAGAATAACGGCTTTAGGAGGTTTTCAGGAAGTAGGAAGATCAGCAGTATTAGTTGAAACCCCAGAGAGTAGAGTATTATTAGATGTAGGATTAAATCCTAGCGTGACACAAGGTGAGAGACTTTACCCAATGTTAGATCAGTTAAAGTTAGAAGAACTTGACGCCGTTGTAGTGACACATGCTCACTTAGATCACTGTGGAATGATACCATTTTTATTTAAATATGGATACGAAGGACCAGTTTATGCAACGCCACCAACTAGGGATATTATGGCATTGATGCAGTTGGATTCCTTAGATATAGCAGAAAGAGAAGGAAGACCTACACCTTATTCAGCTAAAGAAGTGAGAAAAGAGCTATTACACACTATCACTCTCGATTATGAAGAAGTTACAGATATCGCACCAGATATTAGGCTAACGTTCTATAACGCAGGACATATTTTAGGTTCAGCAATAGCGCATTTGCATATTGGTGATGGAAAGCATAATATAGTATATTCTGGAGACTTCAAATACGCCAGAACTAGGTTATTGGATAAAGCAAATGATGAGTTCCCAAGAGTCGATACACTAATAATGGAAACTACATATGGGGCTAAAGAACAAGAGAATAGAGAAGAGTCTGAACTTGAACTTTTGGAAGTGATAAATAAGACCTTAACAAAAGGAGGAAAGGTATTAATACCCGTCCTAGCTGTTGGCAGGGGACAAGAAATAATGCTGGTTATAAACGACATGATGAAGAAGAAACTAATTCCAGAAGTGCCAGTATATGTAACAGGATTAGTTGATGAAGTTACTGCTCTTCACAATGCTTACCCAGAATGGTTAGGAAGGGAGGTAAGAGACTCTATTCTGTATAAAGACGAAAATCCATTTACTTCAGAGTTCTTCAAAAGGATTGAAGGGTTTAAAGAGGACATAGCACAAGGAGAACCCTCGATAATAATAGCCACTTCCGGAATGCTTAATGGGGGACCTGCCTTAGAGTTCTTTAAAGCTCTAGCACCGGATAGTAAAAATTCAATAGTGTTTGTAAGCTATCAAGCTGAGGGAACTTTAGGGAGAAAAGTAAGAGATGGAGCTAAAGAGATTCAAATCATTGATAGAGATGGTAGAGTTGAAAACATAAAAATTGGTATGGAAATAAAAGCTATAGAAGGATTCTCCGGACACTCAGACAGAAGACAGCTGTTAGCGTTCCTAAGGAATATACAGCCTAAACCTAAAAATGTTATATTAAACCATGGAGAAGCTTCATCAATTAGATCTTTTGCAAACTACATTAAAGAAGAGAATAGATTAGGATATAAGCCAAATATCTACACGCCTAACATTCTTGATAGTTTAAGAGTGGCCTAA
- a CDS encoding transposase, with product MDEIVVHTRKRIAGLDRPKSLTERVQEFDAKEEVLREMVFVKLCRRLMHYYRTLASHLARTLWQLGVLTVFVGYPYFISQDKGNKFTSKYLVLS from the coding sequence TTGGACGAAATTGTTGTCCACACACGGAAGAGGATTGCTGGACTAGATAGGCCGAAGTCGTTAACGGAAAGGGTTCAAGAGTTTGACGCTAAGGAAGAGGTGTTAAGGGAAATGGTCTTCGTAAAGCTTTGCCGTAGGCTAATGCACTATTATAGGACTCTAGCTTCCCACTTAGCCAGAACGTTATGGCAACTAGGCGTTTTAACGGTCTTTGTTGGTTATCCTTACTTCATTTCTCAAGATAAGGGTAATAAGTTTACTTCAAAATATTTGGTCTTATCGTAA
- a CDS encoding peptidylprolyl isomerase: MFKDKDFIYIEYTARVKDTGEIIDTTNVEEAKKANIYDENETYGPKLVILGENRILRGLEEALYNFNLNEQKTIEIPPEKAYGERDNTKIKTISLGELRRQGIRPAPNMIVRLSDGSLATIRSVSGGRVILDLNHPLAGRSLVYDVKVVKVLETPKDKIMALIERRFGQTNLKNLSVEINDEKKNVIINLSKDLYLLQNLQLNLYYLAYEIINYVSQDYTVQFIQQYSKSTFYPEQSQTSQ; this comes from the coding sequence ATGTTTAAAGATAAAGATTTTATTTATATAGAATATACAGCAAGAGTAAAAGATACCGGAGAAATAATTGATACAACTAATGTAGAAGAAGCAAAAAAAGCTAACATATATGATGAAAATGAAACATATGGACCAAAACTTGTAATTTTAGGAGAAAATAGAATATTGAGAGGATTAGAGGAGGCGCTGTATAACTTTAATCTTAATGAACAAAAAACTATTGAAATCCCTCCAGAAAAAGCTTATGGTGAGAGAGATAACACTAAAATAAAGACGATATCCCTAGGAGAGTTGAGAAGGCAAGGAATAAGACCAGCACCTAACATGATTGTAAGATTATCAGATGGAAGCTTAGCTACGATAAGGAGTGTCAGTGGAGGGAGAGTTATATTAGATCTTAATCATCCATTAGCTGGAAGATCGTTAGTGTATGATGTTAAGGTTGTGAAAGTACTTGAGACTCCTAAAGATAAGATTATGGCACTGATCGAAAGAAGATTTGGACAAACTAATTTAAAGAACCTTAGTGTTGAAATAAATGACGAAAAGAAGAATGTTATCATCAATTTATCAAAGGATCTTTACTTATTACAAAATCTTCAACTTAATCTCTATTACTTGGCTTACGAGATAATTAATTATGTATCTCAAGACTACACAGTTCAATTTATTCAGCAGTATTCGAAGTCCACATTTTATCCAGAACAAAGCCAAACTAGTCAATAA
- a CDS encoding DNA-directed RNA polymerase subunit F codes for MSSIYVVEEHYIPYSVAKKLLSDVIKSGVSSNLLQKTFDYLNDVEKCSAEDAEKLMEELKSIVSREDIRAVIASICPTTADEVRSILIMDAGKTYTSEDIQKIVDLIRKYVKS; via the coding sequence TTGTCATCTATTTACGTTGTTGAAGAGCATTACATTCCCTATTCTGTAGCTAAAAAATTATTATCAGACGTTATAAAGTCAGGTGTTTCTTCTAATTTGTTGCAAAAGACTTTTGATTATTTAAATGATGTGGAAAAATGTAGTGCAGAAGATGCTGAGAAGTTGATGGAAGAGCTTAAAAGTATTGTCAGTAGGGAGGATATCAGAGCTGTTATAGCTAGCATTTGTCCTACAACTGCTGATGAGGTTAGAAGTATTCTTATAATGGATGCTGGTAAGACGTATACTTCAGAAGATATACAGAAGATAGTTGATTTAATAAGGAAATACGTGAAGAGTTGA
- a CDS encoding DUF655 domain-containing protein: MQRKRMVRERIVYVLDYMREGNPLDKHKFHRDKPLIQAIGEDYFLLLELTLRSFNLNFSPEQRIDLESEQEVKVDGHIVYDDLTSLSKENLPRVVQKIVREKERAFVEFFNKAEPLTLKLHALELLPNIGKKTLRVILEERKKKPFESFKDIEDRVGVKDIVSIIVERIINEVKGEEKYYLFAYPIVDENKKTEQQLIYVGYLEKLR; encoded by the coding sequence TTGCAAAGAAAGAGGATGGTAAGAGAACGTATAGTATATGTTTTGGACTATATGAGAGAAGGTAATCCTCTGGATAAACATAAGTTTCATAGGGACAAACCGTTAATTCAAGCTATTGGTGAGGATTACTTCTTGTTATTAGAGCTTACTTTGCGTTCATTCAATTTAAACTTTTCACCAGAGCAGAGGATAGATTTAGAATCTGAACAAGAAGTAAAAGTGGATGGGCATATAGTTTATGACGATCTTACCTCCCTATCTAAAGAGAACTTACCTAGAGTAGTACAAAAAATAGTAAGAGAGAAAGAGAGGGCATTCGTAGAATTTTTTAATAAAGCTGAACCGCTTACATTAAAGTTGCACGCATTGGAACTTTTACCGAATATAGGTAAAAAAACATTAAGAGTAATCTTAGAGGAAAGGAAAAAGAAACCCTTTGAGAGTTTTAAGGATATCGAGGATAGAGTAGGGGTTAAAGATATAGTATCAATAATAGTAGAAAGGATTATAAATGAGGTTAAAGGTGAAGAGAAATATTACTTATTTGCGTATCCAATAGTGGATGAAAATAAAAAAACTGAACAACAACTTATCTACGTGGGTTATCTTGAAAAGTTAAGGTGA